From Pseudomonas hefeiensis, one genomic window encodes:
- the creC gene encoding two-component system sensor histidine kinase CreC, with product MSLGIRIFLVYVLFIGLTGYFVLNTVMEEIRPGVRQSTEETLVDTANLMAEILRDDFKAGTLNQNRWPQLLKAYGERQPAASIWGLPKNQVNHRIYVTDAKGIVVLDSSGAAVGQDYSRWNDVYLTLRGEYGARSTRSVADDPTSSVMHVGAPIRDNGRIIGVVTVAKPNSSLQPYVDRTERRLLAYGAGLIGLGLLLGAVLSWWLSAALRRLTVYAEAVSQGQRVEVPHYRGGEFEQLAGAVEHMRTQLEGKAYVERYVHTLTHELKSPLAAIRGAAELLQSDMPSAQRQRFVSNIDNESVRMQQLIERLLNLAQVEQRQGLEEEVEVPLATLMDELLEARGGWIESRQLRIERHIAVDLALTGEPFLLRQALGNLLENALDFTPVNGLLRLSAERVGNRVEIRLFNQAEPIPDYALARLSERFYSLPRPDSGRKSTGLGLNFVEEVVQLHAGEFSIGNVEGGVEVVLRLP from the coding sequence ATGTCGCTGGGTATCCGGATTTTCCTGGTGTATGTGCTGTTCATCGGTTTGACCGGGTATTTCGTCCTCAACACGGTGATGGAAGAAATACGCCCCGGCGTGCGCCAGTCCACCGAAGAAACCCTGGTGGACACCGCCAACCTGATGGCCGAGATCCTGCGGGACGATTTCAAGGCCGGCACCCTCAACCAGAACCGCTGGCCGCAACTGCTCAAGGCTTACGGTGAGCGCCAGCCGGCGGCATCGATCTGGGGTTTGCCAAAGAACCAGGTCAACCATCGTATCTACGTCACGGACGCCAAGGGCATCGTGGTGCTCGACTCCAGCGGTGCGGCGGTGGGCCAGGATTATTCGCGCTGGAACGACGTCTACCTGACCCTGCGCGGAGAATACGGGGCGCGCTCGACCCGCAGCGTTGCCGATGATCCGACGTCATCGGTGATGCACGTTGGCGCGCCGATTCGCGACAACGGCCGGATTATCGGCGTGGTCACTGTGGCCAAGCCCAACAGCTCGCTGCAGCCCTATGTCGACCGCACCGAGCGGCGCCTGTTGGCTTACGGTGCCGGGTTGATCGGCCTGGGGCTGCTGTTGGGCGCCGTGCTCTCATGGTGGCTGAGCGCGGCGCTGCGGCGCTTGACCGTTTATGCCGAGGCCGTCAGCCAGGGACAACGGGTGGAGGTGCCGCATTATCGCGGCGGCGAGTTCGAGCAACTGGCGGGCGCGGTGGAACACATGCGCACCCAACTGGAAGGCAAGGCTTACGTCGAGCGGTACGTGCACACCCTGACTCACGAGCTCAAGAGCCCGCTGGCGGCGATCCGTGGCGCCGCCGAGCTGCTCCAGAGCGACATGCCGAGTGCCCAGCGCCAGCGTTTCGTAAGCAACATCGACAACGAAAGCGTGCGCATGCAGCAGTTGATCGAGCGTTTGCTCAACCTGGCCCAGGTCGAGCAGCGACAAGGGTTGGAAGAAGAGGTCGAGGTGCCGCTGGCGACATTGATGGATGAACTGCTGGAAGCCCGCGGTGGTTGGATCGAAAGCCGGCAGTTGCGGATCGAGCGGCACATTGCCGTCGACCTGGCGCTGACGGGGGAGCCGTTTCTGTTGCGTCAGGCCTTGGGCAATTTGCTGGAGAACGCCCTGGACTTCACCCCCGTCAACGGGTTGTTGCGCCTGAGTGCCGAGCGTGTTGGCAACCGCGTCGAGATTCGGCTGTTCAACCAGGCCGAACCGATTCCCGACTACGCCCTGGCGCGCCTGAGCGAACGCTTCTACTCCCTGCCGCGACCGGACAGCGGCCGCAAGAGCACCGGTTTGGGGCTCAACTTCGTGGAGGAAGTGGTGCAGTTGCATGCCGGGGAATTCAGTATTGGCAATGTCGAGGGTGGGGTGGAGGTGGTTTTGCGGTTGCCCTGA
- the creB gene encoding two-component system response regulator CreB, whose protein sequence is MPHILIVEDEAAIADTLVFALQGEGFGTTWLSLGAAALEHQKHTPADLIILDVGLPDISGFETCKNLRRFSDVPVIFLTARDAEIDRVVGLEIGADDYVVKPFSPREVAARVRAILKRVAPRPSTDLGAGLFQVDTDRVQINYRGKPLNLTRHEFRLLNCLLEQPERVFSREQLLDALGVASDAGYERSIDSHIKSVRAKLRLVRAEAEPIQTHRGLGYSYSPGHS, encoded by the coding sequence ATGCCTCACATTCTGATTGTCGAAGACGAAGCCGCCATTGCCGATACGCTGGTGTTTGCCCTGCAAGGGGAGGGTTTCGGCACCACCTGGCTGAGCCTCGGCGCGGCCGCGCTTGAGCATCAGAAACACACCCCGGCGGACCTGATCATCCTCGACGTGGGCCTGCCGGATATCAGCGGATTCGAGACGTGCAAAAATCTCAGACGTTTCAGCGACGTTCCGGTCATCTTTCTTACAGCCCGGGATGCTGAGATCGACCGGGTGGTAGGGCTGGAGATCGGGGCCGACGATTATGTGGTCAAACCGTTCAGCCCTCGGGAAGTGGCGGCAAGGGTCCGCGCGATCCTCAAGCGGGTCGCGCCGCGACCGTCCACCGATCTGGGCGCCGGGCTATTTCAGGTCGACACCGACCGGGTGCAGATCAACTATCGCGGCAAACCGCTGAACCTCACCCGCCACGAATTTCGCCTGTTGAACTGTCTGCTGGAGCAACCCGAGCGTGTGTTCAGCCGCGAACAACTGCTCGACGCCCTGGGAGTGGCCAGTGATGCCGGCTACGAGCGCAGCATCGACAGCCACATCAAGAGCGTGCGCGCTAAATTGCGCCTGGTCAGGGCCGAGGCTGAACCGATCCAGACTCACCGTGGCCTGGGTTACAGCTACAGCCCGGGGCATAGCTGA
- a CDS encoding ATP-dependent zinc protease, producing MKSLLALLSLVALPVLAAEPTLYGRYEYIALPEIGGEVLKAKMDTGALTASLSAKDIETFTRDGEDWVRFRLATKDASNKIYEHKVARISKIKTRSEEDEDDESAAPSKRPVVELEMCLGDVKRTVEVNLTDRSSFNYPLLIGAKALRKFDAAVNPARRYTADKPDC from the coding sequence GTGAAATCCCTTCTCGCCCTGCTTTCCCTGGTGGCCCTTCCAGTGCTGGCCGCCGAGCCGACCCTGTACGGGCGCTACGAATACATCGCGCTGCCGGAAATCGGCGGTGAAGTGCTCAAGGCCAAGATGGACACCGGCGCCCTGACGGCCTCGCTGTCGGCCAAGGACATCGAAACCTTTACCCGCGACGGCGAGGACTGGGTGCGGTTCCGCCTGGCGACCAAAGACGCGAGCAACAAGATCTATGAACACAAGGTCGCACGCATTAGCAAGATCAAGACCCGTTCGGAGGAAGACGAAGACGACGAATCGGCTGCCCCCAGCAAACGTCCGGTGGTGGAGCTTGAAATGTGCCTGGGTGATGTCAAGCGCACCGTTGAGGTCAACCTGACGGACCGCAGCAGCTTTAACTACCCGCTGCTGATTGGCGCCAAGGCCCTGCGCAAGTTCGACGCGGCGGTGAACCCGGCCCGACGCTACACCGCGGACAAGCCCGACTGCTGA
- a CDS encoding acyltransferase — translation MRRLLTGCFVTLLLLLNTLVLFGPLMVFALLKLVLPGRLRDYASWAVMWIAETWAEIDKLIFALCIPTRWDIRGGGDLRRDTSYLVISNHQSWVDIPALIQVLNRRTPFFKFFLKKELIWVPFLGLAWWALDYPFMKRYTKAFLAKNPELAGKDLEITRQACELFKRQPVTVVNYLEGTRFTAAKRQQQQSPFTHLLKPKAGGVAFVLAALGEQLDAVLDVTVVYPQERTPGFWDLISGAVPKVIIDIQTRELDPALWQGDYENDPVFREHVQNWVNQLWIEKDQRIAALRSERG, via the coding sequence ATGCGCCGCCTGCTCACCGGCTGTTTCGTCACCCTGCTGCTGTTACTCAACACCCTGGTGCTGTTCGGACCATTGATGGTGTTCGCACTGCTCAAACTGGTCCTGCCCGGGCGCCTTCGCGACTACGCCTCGTGGGCAGTGATGTGGATCGCCGAGACCTGGGCCGAAATCGACAAACTGATCTTCGCCCTGTGCATCCCCACCCGCTGGGACATACGCGGCGGCGGCGACTTGCGTCGCGACACCTCCTATCTGGTCATCAGCAATCACCAGTCCTGGGTCGACATCCCGGCGCTGATCCAGGTTCTTAACCGACGCACGCCGTTCTTCAAGTTCTTCCTCAAGAAAGAGCTGATCTGGGTACCGTTCCTGGGCCTGGCCTGGTGGGCGCTGGATTACCCGTTCATGAAGCGCTACACCAAGGCCTTTCTGGCAAAAAACCCGGAGCTGGCCGGCAAGGACCTGGAAATCACCCGCCAGGCCTGCGAGCTGTTCAAGCGCCAACCGGTCACTGTGGTGAATTACCTCGAAGGCACACGCTTCACCGCCGCCAAGCGCCAACAGCAACAGTCACCCTTCACCCACCTGCTCAAACCCAAGGCCGGTGGTGTGGCATTCGTGCTGGCGGCGCTGGGCGAGCAACTGGACGCGGTGCTGGATGTGACGGTGGTGTACCCCCAGGAACGGACTCCGGGGTTCTGGGATTTGATCAGCGGTGCGGTGCCGAAGGTCATTATCGACATCCAGACCCGCGAGCTGGACCCGGCGCTGTGGCAGGGCGATTACGAAAACGACCCGGTGTTTCGCGAGCATGTCCAGAACTGGGTCAACCAGCTCTGGATCGAAAAAGATCAGCGCATCGCCGCCTTGCGCAGCGAGCGCGGCTGA
- a CDS encoding DUF2780 domain-containing protein: MKVSRGFALSCLLALASSPAFAQFSLSDAANAVAAMQGDQQGEGAVAAAPQAAGLLNTLGSELKITPEQAIGGAGAMLGLAKNRLSEPQFSELSKSVPGLDQIAGNNAIGGLNGLGGLGGLLGGGSDKNALLDGLLGNVKDTHDLNNAFSALGMDSGMIGQFAPVILEYLGQQGVASSLLQNLGGIWGAGI, translated from the coding sequence ATGAAGGTTTCACGCGGTTTTGCACTGTCTTGCCTGCTTGCGCTGGCAAGCAGCCCGGCCTTCGCGCAGTTCAGCCTCAGTGATGCGGCCAATGCGGTGGCGGCGATGCAGGGCGATCAACAGGGGGAGGGCGCGGTGGCAGCTGCGCCGCAAGCTGCCGGGTTGCTCAATACCCTGGGCTCGGAGCTCAAGATCACCCCGGAACAGGCCATTGGCGGAGCCGGTGCGATGCTGGGGCTGGCGAAGAATCGACTCAGTGAGCCGCAGTTTTCCGAATTGAGCAAAAGTGTGCCGGGCCTGGACCAGATCGCTGGCAACAACGCCATCGGTGGGCTGAATGGCTTGGGTGGCCTGGGCGGTTTGCTCGGTGGCGGGTCGGACAAAAACGCCTTGCTCGACGGTCTGCTGGGTAACGTCAAGGACACCCACGACCTGAACAACGCCTTCAGCGCGCTGGGTATGGACAGCGGCATGATCGGCCAGTTTGCTCCGGTGATCCTTGAATACCTCGGCCAGCAGGGCGTGGCCAGTTCGCTGCTGCAGAACCTGGGTGGAATCTGGGGGGCCGGTATCTGA
- a CDS encoding cold-shock protein has protein sequence MNDRITGTVKWFNDAKGYGFITCGAGGDELFVHYSAIAGEGYKTLKERQLVSFEVEKGPNGMQATRVTTE, from the coding sequence ATGAACGACCGGATCACAGGAACCGTTAAGTGGTTCAACGATGCAAAAGGCTATGGGTTCATTACGTGTGGCGCAGGAGGCGATGAACTGTTCGTTCATTATTCAGCGATAGCAGGCGAGGGTTATAAAACCCTGAAAGAACGGCAACTCGTTTCCTTTGAAGTAGAGAAAGGCCCCAATGGCATGCAGGCCACGAGGGTGACAACGGAATAG
- the fdhA gene encoding formaldehyde dehydrogenase, glutathione-independent, with protein sequence MSGNRGVVYLGNGKVEVQKIDYPKMQDPRGRKIEHGVILRVVSTNICGSDQHMVRGRTTAQTGLVLGHEITGEVIEKGSDVENLQIGDLVSVPFNVACGRCRSCKEMHTGVCLSVNPARPGGAYGYVDMGDWTGGQAEYAMVPYADFNLLKLPDRDRAMEKIRDLTCLSDILPTGYHGAVTAGVGPGSTVYIAGAGPVGLAAAASARLLGAAVVIIGDVNPVRLAHAKAQGFEIADLSTDTPLHEQIAALLGEPEVDCAVDAVGFEARGHGHDGVKHEAPATVLNSLMGVVRVAGKIGIPGLYVTEDPGAVDAAAKMGSLSIRFGLGWAKSHSFHTGQTPVMKYNRQLMQAIMWDRINIAEIVGVQVISLDDAPKGYGEFDAGVPKKFVIDPHKMFSAA encoded by the coding sequence ATGTCTGGTAATCGTGGTGTCGTGTATCTCGGCAACGGCAAGGTCGAAGTACAGAAAATCGACTATCCAAAAATGCAGGACCCGCGTGGCAGGAAGATTGAGCACGGTGTCATCCTGCGCGTGGTATCCACCAACATCTGTGGCTCCGACCAACACATGGTGCGCGGTCGCACAACTGCCCAGACCGGGCTGGTCCTGGGTCATGAAATCACCGGCGAAGTGATCGAAAAGGGCAGCGACGTCGAGAACCTGCAAATCGGCGACCTGGTGTCCGTTCCGTTCAACGTGGCTTGCGGGCGCTGCCGTTCCTGCAAGGAAATGCACACCGGCGTTTGCCTGAGCGTTAACCCGGCGCGTCCGGGCGGTGCCTACGGTTATGTCGACATGGGCGACTGGACCGGCGGCCAGGCCGAGTACGCGATGGTGCCATACGCTGACTTCAACCTGCTGAAACTGCCGGATCGCGACCGGGCCATGGAGAAAATCCGCGACCTGACCTGCCTGTCCGACATTCTGCCGACCGGCTACCACGGCGCCGTCACCGCGGGTGTTGGCCCTGGCAGCACTGTCTACATCGCCGGTGCCGGCCCGGTTGGCTTGGCTGCGGCTGCTTCCGCTCGCCTGTTGGGCGCGGCGGTGGTGATCATTGGCGACGTCAACCCGGTCCGCCTGGCTCACGCCAAGGCCCAGGGCTTCGAAATCGCCGACCTGTCCACCGACACCCCGTTGCACGAACAGATCGCTGCGCTGCTGGGCGAGCCTGAAGTCGACTGTGCTGTCGATGCGGTAGGCTTCGAAGCCCGCGGCCACGGCCATGACGGCGTCAAGCACGAAGCCCCGGCCACCGTGCTCAACTCCTTGATGGGCGTAGTTCGCGTGGCCGGCAAGATCGGCATCCCCGGCCTCTACGTCACCGAAGACCCGGGCGCGGTCGATGCCGCGGCAAAAATGGGCAGCCTGAGCATCCGCTTCGGCCTGGGCTGGGCCAAGTCCCACAGCTTCCACACCGGCCAGACCCCGGTGATGAAGTACAACCGTCAACTGATGCAGGCGATCATGTGGGATCGCATCAACATCGCCGAAATCGTCGGTGTACAGGTCATCAGCCTGGACGACGCGCCTAAAGGCTACGGCGAGTTCGATGCAGGCGTACCGAAGAAGTTTGTGATCGATCCGCACAAGATGTTCAGTGCGGCGTAA
- the purU gene encoding formyltetrahydrofolate deformylase, whose translation MSRAPDTWILTADCPSVLGTVDAVTRFLFEQGCYVTEHHSFDDRLSGRFFIRVEFRQPDGFDEQHFRAGLAERAEAFGMVFELTAPNYRPKVVIMVSKADHCLNDLLYRQRIGQLSMDVVAVVSNHPDLKPLADWHQIPYYHFPLDPNDKPSQERQVWQVIEDTGAELVILARYMQVLSPELCRKLDGKAINIHHSLLPGFKGAKPYHQAYNKGVKLVGATAHYINNDLDEGPIIAQGVEVVDHSHYPEDLIAKGRDIEGLTLARAVGYHIERRVFLNANRTVVL comes from the coding sequence ATGAGCCGCGCCCCAGACACATGGATCTTGACTGCCGACTGCCCTAGCGTGCTCGGCACGGTGGACGCGGTGACGCGCTTTCTGTTCGAGCAGGGCTGCTACGTCACCGAGCACCATTCCTTCGACGACCGGCTGTCGGGGCGTTTTTTCATTCGTGTGGAGTTTCGCCAACCGGATGGCTTTGACGAACAGCACTTTCGCGCCGGCTTGGCCGAGCGTGCCGAAGCTTTTGGCATGGTCTTCGAACTGACTGCGCCCAACTACCGGCCCAAAGTGGTGATCATGGTCTCCAAGGCCGATCACTGCCTCAACGACTTGCTCTACCGTCAGCGTATCGGCCAGCTGTCCATGGACGTCGTGGCGGTGGTGTCCAACCACCCGGACCTCAAGCCGCTGGCCGACTGGCACCAGATTCCCTACTACCATTTCCCCCTGGACCCGAACGACAAACCGTCCCAGGAGCGACAGGTGTGGCAGGTGATCGAAGACACCGGCGCCGAGCTGGTGATTCTCGCCCGTTACATGCAAGTGCTGTCGCCGGAGCTGTGCCGCAAACTCGACGGCAAGGCGATCAATATCCATCACTCGCTGTTGCCGGGCTTCAAGGGTGCCAAGCCGTATCACCAGGCCTACAACAAAGGCGTGAAACTGGTCGGCGCCACGGCGCACTACATCAACAACGACCTGGACGAAGGCCCGATCATCGCCCAAGGCGTGGAAGTGGTGGACCACAGCCACTATCCCGAAGACCTGATCGCCAAGGGCCGGGACATCGAAGGGCTGACGCTGGCCCGGGCGGTGGGGTATCACATTGAGCGGCGGGTGTTTCTCAATGCCAACCGAACCGTTGTTCTTTAG